In a single window of the Perca flavescens isolate YP-PL-M2 chromosome 18, PFLA_1.0, whole genome shotgun sequence genome:
- the LOC114573764 gene encoding interleukin-6 receptor subunit beta, with translation MYFFLVLFILGGIPSICKGQHENTCNVVPKDKYIEVGSDVDIVCQTSCVHGKIFWTINNRSVDKSLSNTINSSHTVLSLRNFTHQNAILQCHSEDIQQVLGGTTVKTYSKPSNISCFLHKEDQTREGSPDQITCKWEHEVNPSMDVNYVLRASSSEEPLNQFEICKSNSTNCNNKIDLLLIDHTITVRAKTFAWEVDSDPYTFNSNHILKMIPPQLKEPTVSDDLLVEWEWVDFSKWCRCQVKYSKVVNGRTSEWVINKNLTKVKHGNVTIEKVESCSNYTFSVRCALDKAPWSDWSQEKVLTTKLNKRDVKLRLWRKIDELDNNGVRKVHAMWTEIPSTCQDKFTYTIKQTPYKEHMVGVNYMDTLCGKSTCDVDVSKDAHRINLTVHNKALLEFMDSVYVPAIGESLPQITDIQTSTLEGVILVSWKAPIQPVSGYMIDWTHNGNQYQWKESNDTNTALSNLLDKTPYNITVTPLFDDKTGHGTQALQICSRVADPGNVTIHVKANDKSALVSWNVSQEACSDGAVNYTVFYRTQDGGPQLNITVDGTERVTSLKDLNPDTQYSVYVKATALTGTTKSSENSFKTKRFGPEFITAVSVCGSFIILLVLSLGLCCAVQWKKFREKVVPNPGNSSVASWPALSRQEGMCPFQPFSNPTESLCDRVYTEETQRMSISPLATGCNGNLMSDQTDEYVDPGTVPAPDEQNEDLVNHAETQHLSSPDDSTELLSSETSPYRSQTFVESPASKPINHCKRVPVKQPEKTALVTVYVTLDMFQQGQGR, from the exons GGCAACATGAGAACACCTGCAACGTTGTCCCCAAAGATAAATACATTGAAGTGGGATCCGATGTTGATATAGTGTGCCAGACTTCGTGTGTCCATGGCAAAATCTTCTGGACAATCAACAACAGGTCTGTAGATAAAAGCCTGTCAAACACTATCAACTCgtcacacacagtcctgtcacTGAGGAACTTTACTCACCAAAACGCTATACTGCAGTGCCACAGTGAAGATATTCAGCAAGTCCTTGGAGGCACCACCGTCAAAACATACT CAAAACCCAGCAACATATCATGCTTTTTGCATAAAGAAGATCAGACACGTGAAGGTTCACCAGACCAGATCACATGCAAGTGGGAGCATGAGGTTAATCCTTCCATGGACGTAAACTACGTACTCCG TGCCTCTTCATCAGAAGAACCTTTGAACCAATTTGAAATCTGCAAGAGTAATTCAACAAACTGCAACAATAAAATTGATCTATTATTGATTGATCACACTATTACTGTGAGAGCTAAAACTTTTGCTTGGGAAGTTGATTCTGACCCTTATACATTTAACTCAAATCATATAT TGAAAATGATACCTCCGCAGTTAAAAGAACCTACCGTCTCTGATGATCTGTTGGTTGAGTGGGAATGGGTAGATTTTTCAAAATGGTGTCGCTGTCAAGTCAAATACAGCAAG GTTGTGAATGGAAGAACTTCAGAG TGGGTGATCAATAAGAATCTAACGAAAGTCAAACATGGGAACGTGACCATTGAAAAAGTGGAATCCTGCAGTAACTACACATTTTCAGTCCGCTGTGCTTTAGACAAGGCCCCCTGGAGCGACTGGAGCCAGGAGAAAGTTCTGACCACCAAACTAAACA AGAGGGATGTCAAGCTGCGCCTGTGGAGAAAGATAGATGAACTGGACAATAATGGAGTTAGAAAAGTTCATGCCATGTGGACG GAAATTCCTTCAACATGTCAAGACAAATTTACCTACACTATCAAACAGACTCCCTACAAGGAACACATGGTGGGAGTAAATTATATGGATACTTTATGTGGCAAGTCAACTTGCGATGTTGATGTGAGCAAAGATGCACACAGAATAAATCTCACAGTCCATAATAAAGCCCTACTTGAGTTTATGGACTCAGTGTATGTTCCAGCCATTGGAGAAA GCCTCCCTCAAATTACCGACATCCAGACCTCAACCCTTGAAGGCGTTATTCTGGTCAGCTGGAAAGCTCCTATACAGCCGGTCAGTGGTTACATGATCGACTGGACCCACAATGGAAATCAATACCAATGGAAGGAGAGCAACGACACTAACACAGCACTGTCGA ACCTCCTGGATAAGACGCCATACAATATTACAGTAACTCCCCTCTTTGATGACAAGACAGGTCATGGCACGCAAGCCCTTCAGATCTGCTCCAGAGTGGCAG ATCCGGGAAATGTTACTATCCATGTTAAGGCTAATGACAAAAGTGCCCTTGTGAGCTGGAATGTGTCACAGGAGGCATGCAGTGATGGCGCTGTTAACTACACCGTCTTCTACCGCACACAGGACGGAGGACCACAGCTCA ATATTACTGTCGATGGCACAGAGCGGGTCACCTCTTTGAAAGATCTGAATCCAGACACACAGTACAGTGTCTATGTCAAGGCCACAGCTCTTACTGGAACTACCAAAAGCAGTGAGAACAGCTTTAAAACCAAAAGATTTG GTCCGGAGTTCATCACAGCAGTCAGTGTCTGCGGAAGCTTCATAATACTTCTTGTGTTATCTCTTGGATTATGCTGTGCTGTTCA GTGGAAGAAATTCCGGGAGAAGGTGGTGCCTAATCCTGGCAACAGTTCTGTGGCGTCATGGCCAGCTTTAAGTCGTCAAGAG GGAATGTGCCCTTTCCAGCCATTCAGCAATCCAACTGAAAGCCTCTGTGACAGGGTTTACACAGAAGAAACTCAGAGAATGTCCATCTCTCCACTAGCTACAGGCTGTAATGGTAACCTAATGAGTGACCAGACAGATGAATACGTTGACCCAGGCACGGTTCCAGCGCCGGATGAACAGAATGAAGACTTAGTTAATCATGCTGAGACACAGCATCTATCTTCTCCTGATGATTCCACTGAACTGCTTTCTTCAGAAACCAGCCCATATCGAAGTCAGACTTTTGTGGAAAGCCCTGCCTCGAAACCCATTAATCATTGTAAGCGTGTTCCAGTGAAACAACCAGAAAAGACAGCACTGGTGACAGTGTATGTCACTTTGGACATGTTTCAACAAGGTCAGGGCAGATAA